One stretch of Helicobacter jaachi DNA includes these proteins:
- a CDS encoding Fe-S-containing hydro-lyase, with amino-acid sequence MSEAKKITAPISAEVAKSLKAGESVLISGTILAARDAAHKALTEALARGEKLPVNLEGETIYYLGPTPAKPGHAIGSAGPTTSGRMDKYTPTIIEQGIHGMIGKGYRSKEVIDSMVAHGVVYMVAVGGAAALISECITKYEVLAYPELGPEAVARLTIENFPAIVAIDAQGNNYYEVGQAPYRQI; translated from the coding sequence ATGAGTGAGGCAAAAAAAATTACCGCGCCCATTAGCGCGGAAGTGGCAAAAAGTCTTAAAGCGGGGGAGAGCGTGCTTATTAGCGGGACTATTTTAGCCGCGCGCGATGCGGCGCATAAGGCATTGACAGAGGCTCTTGCACGAGGTGAAAAGCTGCCTGTAAATTTAGAGGGGGAGACAATTTACTATCTAGGACCAACCCCAGCAAAGCCCGGACACGCCATTGGTTCAGCGGGTCCAACAACCAGCGGCAGAATGGACAAATACACGCCCACTATCATTGAGCAGGGCATTCATGGTATGATTGGCAAGGGCTATCGCAGCAAAGAGGTGATAGATTCTATGGTAGCTCATGGCGTGGTGTATATGGTGGCTGTGGGGGGAGCGGCGGCTTTGATTTCAGAATGTATCACAAAATACGAAGTGCTAGCCTATCCAGAGCTAGGACCTGAAGCAGTAGCGCGCCTAACGATTGAAAATTTCCCCGCCATTGTGGCAATTGACGCGCAAGGCAATAATTACTACGAAGTAGGGCAAGCTCCCTATAGGCAAATCTAA